The genome window AGATACCCGTGAACTGGTGGATATTACCGCACTGAATGCCGAAATAGCCGAACTGGTGGAACGCCAGAACCAGCTACGTACCGAAATTGATGCCATCGTTGCCGAACTGGAAGGAGCAGCATTATGAACAGAATTAAACAACTGATTGAAGAACTATGCCCGGAGGGGGTGGAGTTTAAGGAATTGGGGGAAGTCGCATATATTTTAAACGGTTATGCATTTAAAAGTAAACTATATAGTAAAGACGGAGTTCGTGTGATAAGAATTTCTGATGTTCAAAAGGGTCGAATATCAGGTGAAAGTTTAATATTTTATCCAATACAAACATTAAATGAAATTGAAAATTATTTATTATATGAAAATGATTTAGTCATGTCCTTGACTGGCAATGTTGGTCGTGTTGCAATTATTTCAAACAAACATCTACCTGCTGGATTAAATCAACGAGTAGCATGTATACGAGTAATAGATAATAACAAAGTATTAATTAGATTTTTATTTCACTTCTTTGATCAAAACGAATTTGAAAGGGATGCTATGAATTCATCGTCAGGGGCAGGCCAAAAGAATATGAGTACAATCTGGCTTTCAAATTATAAAATTCCCATCCCCCCTCTTCCCATACAGCAGGAAATAGTAAGGATCCTCGATACCTTTACCGCCTTAGATGGCTCACTGCAAGCCGAACTCGAAGCCCGCCGCAAACAATACGAACACTACCGCAACCAACTGTTGAATTTTGAAGGAAAGGAAGTGGAGTGGAAGACGTTGGGGGAAATAGGAAATATTCAAAGAGGAGTACGTGTGGTGCGAAATCAACTTTTAGAGAGCGGAAAATATCCTGTTTATCAAAATAGCATGAAACCATTAGGTTACTTTGATAAAAGTAATTATAAAGCTAATACTACTTTTATAATAAGTGCAGGAGCAGCAGGAGACATAGGTTATAGCGATGTTGACTTTTGGGCTGCTGATGATTGTTTCTTATGCTTATGCCCTGATAATCTAAATAGTAAATTTTTATATTATTTTTTACTTTGCAATCAAAACTACCTGTATTCAAGAGTAAGAAGAGCAAGCGTACCACGTTTATCACGTGAAGTGGTTGAAAAAATCAAAATCCCCCTTCCACCCCTTACGGAGCAGGAACGAATAGTAGGGATATTGGATAAATTTGATGCGTTGGTGTCTTCGACAGGCTCAGCCACCGGCGGAATACCTGCCGAAATAGCCGCCCGCCGGAAGCAGTACGA of Bacteroidales bacterium contains these proteins:
- a CDS encoding restriction endonuclease subunit S, with the translated sequence MNRIKQLIEELCPEGVEFKELGEVAYILNGYAFKSKLYSKDGVRVIRISDVQKGRISGESLIFYPIQTLNEIENYLLYENDLVMSLTGNVGRVAIISNKHLPAGLNQRVACIRVIDNNKVLIRFLFHFFDQNEFERDAMNSSSGAGQKNMSTIWLSNYKIPIPPLPIQQEIVRILDTFTALDGSLQAELEARRKQYEHYRNQLLNFEGKEVEWKTLGEIGNIQRGVRVVRNQLLESGKYPVYQNSMKPLGYFDKSNYKANTTFIISAGAAGDIGYSDVDFWAADDCFLCLCPDNLNSKFLYYFLLCNQNYLYSRVRRASVPRLSREVVEKIKIPLPPLTEQERIVGILDKFDALVSSTGSATGGIPAEIAARRKQY